The Hemitrygon akajei unplaced genomic scaffold, sHemAka1.3 Scf000183, whole genome shotgun sequence genome includes a region encoding these proteins:
- the LOC140724282 gene encoding LOW QUALITY PROTEIN: uncharacterized protein (The sequence of the model RefSeq protein was modified relative to this genomic sequence to represent the inferred CDS: substituted 1 base at 1 genomic stop codon) — MALQRVHSGEQPFTCSDCGKGFTKLTPLLRHQSTHAVERTFTCLDCGKGFTRSSTLLSHQRVHTGEKPFTCSDCGKTFTQSSNLQSHQRVHTGEKPFTCSECGKGFRQISHLLSHQLVHTGEKPFTCSECGKGFTHSSHLQGHRRVHTGERPFTCSDCGKGFTQSSSLQSHLRIHTGERPFTCSECGKGFTHSSHLQRHQRVHTGERPFTCSDCGKGFTQSSSLQSHLRVHTGERPFACSECGKRFTRSTYLLSHQRVHTEERPFTCSECGKGFTQSSHLQSHQRVHTGDKPFTCSECGKRFTHSSDLLSHQRVHTGERPFTCSDCGRRFTQSSNLQSHQRVHTGEKPFTCSECGKRFTRSSDLLSHQRVHTGERPFTCSECGKRFTRSSYLLSHQRVHTGERPFTCSECGKRFTRSSYLLSHQRVHTGDKPFTCSVCGKRFTQSSHLQSHQRVHTGDKPFTCSVCGKRFTLSSNLLVHHRAHTGEKPFTCSECGKRFTLSCNLQTHQRVRTGERPFTCSVCGKGFTRLSHLQSHQQVHTGDKPFICSVCGKGFTHSSTRLSHQRVHTGEKPFICSVCGKRFTKSSNLLVHHRAHTDEKPFNCSECGKGFTQSSSLQSHLQVHTGEPFSCXECGKGFIQSSQLLAQQSVHTREWSLL; from the coding sequence ATGGCTCTCCAGAGAGTTCACTCTGGAgagcagccgttcacctgctcggactgtgggaagggattcactaaattAACTCCCCTACTGAGACATCAGTCAACTCACGCTGTCGAGCGGacattcacctgcttagactgtgggaaaggattcactcggtcatccaccctactgagtcatcagcgagttcacactggggagaagccattcacctgctcggactgcgggaaaacattcactcagtcatccaacctacagagtcatcagcgagttcacactggggagaagccgttcacctgctcagaatgtggaaagggattcagacagatatctcacctactgagtcatcagctagttcacactggggagaagccgttcacctgctcagaatgtgggaagggattcactcactcatcccatCTTCAGGGACaccggcgagttcacactggggagaggccattcacctgctcggactgtgggaagggattcacacagtcatccagCCTTCAGAGTCAtctgcgaattcacactggggaaaggccgttcacctgctcagaatgtgggaagggattcactcactcatcccatctacagagacaccagcgagttcacactggagagaggccattcacctgctcggactgtgggaagggattcacacagtcatctaGCCTTCAgagtcatctgcgagttcacactggagagaggccgttcgcctgctcagaatgtgggaagcgattcactcgttCAACctacctactgagtcatcagcgagttcacactgaggagaggccattcacctgttccgaatgtgggaagggattcactcagtcatcccacctacagagtcatcaacgagttcacactggggataagccgttcacctgctcagaatgtgggaagagattcactcattcatccgacctactgagtcatcagcgagttcacactggggagaggccattcacctgctcggactgcgggaggagattcactcagtcatccaacctacagagtcatcagcgagttcacactggggagaagccgttcacctgctcagaatgtgggaagagattcactcgttcatccgacctactgagtcatcagcgagttcacactggggagaggccgttcacctgctcagaatgtgggaagagattcactcgttcatcctacctactgagtcatcagcgagttcacactggggagaggccgttcacctgctcagaatgtgggaagagattcactcgttcatcctacctactgagtcatcagcgagttcacactggggataagccgttcacctgctcagtctgtgggaagagattcactcagtcatcccacctacagagtcatcagcgagttcacactggggataagccgttcacctgctccgtctgtgggaagagattcactctgtcatccaacTTACTGGTACATCATCGAGCtcacactggtgagaagccgttcacctgctcagaatgtgggaagagattcactctgtcatgcaacctacagactcaccagcgagttcgcactggggaaaggccgttcacctgctcagtctgtgggaagggattcactcggttatcccacctacagagtcatcagcaagttcacactggggataagccgttcatctgctcggtctgtgggaagggatttactcactcatccacccgactgagtcatcagcgagttcatactggggagaagccgttcatctgctcagtctgtggaaagagattcactaagtcatccaaCTTACTGGTTCATCATCGAGCTCACACTGATGAGAAGCCATTcaactgctcagaatgtgggaaggggttcactcagtcatccagccttcaGAGTCAtctgcaagttcacactggagagccgTTCAGCTGctaagaatgtgggaaaggattcattcagtcatcccaactactggcacaacagtcagttcacactagggagtggtcgttgttatga